The Streptomyces sp. TG1A-8 nucleotide sequence TTCGATACGGCGGCGGAGGACCAGCAGCTGCGCGCCGAGCAACTGCTGGAGATAGGGTCGGGGGGTACCAGCCATTCTTCAATGCCGAGCCGCGCACGGTTACTTCTCCGTCCGCTCCCGGGTGGGCGCGACCCCGGGGGGCACAACGAGCCCGGCTCGTCTCGAACCAGGGGCTCAGACTGACCCCGCCCCACCGAACCCGGTGGCCCTTATCTCGCCACCTGAGAACGCATCAGCCCTGGCTCACGTCCGCGCCAAAAAAGGAGGGGCGAACTTACAGGTCTGTCGCCCGTGGACCGGGGCAAGCCGGGTTCCAGGATGCACGTCGTGTCCGACGCGAACGGATTGCCCCTGCGCGTCGGGCTCTCCGCAGCCAACACCCACGACAGCCTCGGTGAAGCCGATGATGGCCCACTTCCACGTAGGACACGAATCCCGCAGCGACCATTTCAAGCCCCAGCGGCTGCACGCCGACAACGCCTACGACCTTCCTGACCTGCGACAATGGCTTCACAGTCAGCACATCGGCGTCCGTATCGCCCGCGAAGGAATCGACTCAGGCGAACGACTGGTCCGCCGGCGGTGGGTCATCGAGCGCACACTCTCCTGGCTGACCGGCTACCGACGTCTGTCACCCCGCTACGAGCGTCACCCTGCAACTACCTGGCCCCTCTCGGCCTCGCTGCAGCCCTCTGCTGCTACAAACGCTTTGTCGAACTGACCACGTGGGACAGGTGCAAGGAGGAAAACGGCCCACTCAACGGACGCTGGTCCGTCCTCACCGGGTGCTTACACCGGCCGCACTAGCGTGGTCACCGTCTCGAATCCCGGGTGCGGAAGGCAACACCTTGATCAGTCGTCGTCAATTCTCCGCCGTGGGCGCCGCCGTTGCCGGTACCGCCCTCACCTCGATGCCCGACGCCCGGGCCGCGGAGGCGAAGCCGATGCCGGCGCGCAAAGGCGCGCGCAACGTTGTTCTGGTGCACGGGGCTTATGCCGATGGCTCGTCCTGGTCGAAGGTGATCCCACTGCTCCAGGAAGCCGGGATGTGCGTCACCTCCGTGCAGAACCCGCTCACGTCCCTGGCCGACGACGCCAGGACGGTCTCGTTCGCGCTGGACCGGCAGGACGGACCGACGGTCCTTGTCGCGCACTCCTACGCCGGAACGGTGATCTCGGAAGTGGGGCTGGCGGACCACGTCACCGGGCTTGTGTTCGTCGCCGCCCGCGCCCCCGAGGCCGGTGAGGACTACGCCGCGCTCTCCGCCAGGTTCCCCGCCGCGCCCGTCACGCCCGGCATCGTCAGCTCGGGCGGCTTCAAGTGGATCGACCAGGACGCGTTCCTGCGGGACTTCGCCAACGGCGTGCCCAGGAAGGAGGCCCTCGCCCTCTACGCCGCACAGGGCCTGCTGTCGACCGCCGCGCCGACGACGACCAACGCCGCATGGCGGGAGAAGCCCTGCTGGTACGCCGTCTCCCGCGACGACCGCACCATCGACCCCGACCTGCAGCGGTTCATGGCCCGGCGTATGCAGGCCACCACCGTCGAACTCGATTCCGGCCACCTGTCCCTCGTCACCCATCCCAAGCAGATCGCCCGGCTCATCCTGTCGGCGGCCGCCGCAGCCTGATCCCATCGTCTTCCACACCGCATGTCGTCGCCGGGCACTGTCACGTTGGCTGATGGGGTGGGATGATCTTCGGATCGGTCATGCTGGGAGGGATCGTCCGTGGACAGGGCGCCGCCGTCGTACCAGGGGCACCGGTACCCGGCCGAGGTCATCTCCTACTGCGTGTGGTGGTGCTTCCGGTTCCCGCTCGGTTTCCGTGAGGTGGAGGATTCCCAATGACAATGTCAAGCCCGGCGGCATGACGCCCCGTGAGGGCGTCATGCCGCAGCGGCACTGGCGCTGGGCATGGATGCCTCGAAGGTGCGGTGGTCGCGTATGAGGGCCCAGAGTACGTTGAGACGGCGTCTGGCCAGCGCGAGGACGGCCTGCGCGTGGCTCTTCCCTTCGGCTCGTTTGCGCTGGTAGAACCGCTGGGATCCGGGGCAGTGGACAGCTGCGACCTGGGCGGAGATGTAGAACATGCGCAGAAGGCGCCGGCTGTAGCGGCGTGGTATGCGCATGTTGCCGGAAACCTTGCCGAAGTTGCGGGGAACCGGAGCGAGCCCGGCGACGCCGCCAAACGGTCGGCACTGCCGAAGGCCGTCATGTCACCGCCGGTCGCGGCGATGAACCCGACGCCGAGGGTGTCACCGGTGCCCGGCATGGACGTGATCACTTCGGCGTCCGGATGCTCGCGAAACCGGCCCTCGATCAGGGCTTGGAGTTCCGCGATCTCCTGCTCGATGGCCATCACCTCGCGCGCGAGAATGTTCACCGTCTTCGCTGCGTTCTTCTCTCCAGGCACCACCGTCAGCTGGGCCCCTCCCGCGCTCACCGCCACGTCCGCGGCGTTTTCGCGGTGGAGTGCATCCGCACTCCATGGTTTTTCAGCCAGGCCGCTAGCCGTGCCCGGCCGACGCGCCGCAAAGCGGCAGGCGTCTGGTACTCCGTCAGCAGGATCAGCCCCGTCTTGGACTTGTTGTAGTCGAAGGCCCGCTCGAGCGCGGGGAAGTACTCCAGCAGTTGGGCGCGAAGCCGGTTGATCGCCCGCGTGCGGTCCGCGGACAGATCCATGCGCCGGACGGTGAGGATCCTCAGGTCAACCGCAATCTCGCTGGTCTCCTGCAACGGCTGCAGGTCACGGCGCATGCGGGCAGTATCAGCGATGACGAAGACGTCCTTCGCATCCGTCCTCCCGCTGCCCCGGTAAGCGGCGGATACGTGATGCACCGTGCGGCCGGGGGTGTAGAGCAGTTTCTGCTTGTGCCGGATCAGCAGCGCGATCCACGGCGCGGCGCCGCCGGCGTTCAGGTCCCCACCGCCCAGGTCACCGGCTCGCCGTCGACCAACTTCAGGACGTCACCGAGGAGTTCGAGCAGCTCAGCCTCGTTGTTCGGCACCCGTCGGGTGAGGAACACCGTGGAGTCCTTGTCGATCACCGTGCAGTGATGCTCGCCCTTGCCCGCATCCGTACCGGCCCACAGTTCGGGCACGTGCACCTCCCGAGTCGTCCCGTTCCTTCACCCAGCAGACGACCTCGCCGACGTGTCCATACGAAGCGATGCAGTTCGCGTATCCCAATGAGTGGCCGAGTCGTCGCAGAACCCCGGGCGGCCGATCCTCCAAAGCCACAACTTCGGCTGCTTGATGCAAGCCATACCCAGGGTCCCTGGGTCCACCGATCCTACGAATGACCGGTTCAGCCCCAGGAAGAAAGGTATGGAACTGATGCTCCAGCGCGGCGTCGTCGTCTCCCATGAGACGGTCCGCCGCTGGTGCGCCGAGTTCGGCCAGGCCTGTGCGAACGATCGGCGCCGGCGCCGATCGCGGCCCGGGGACACATGCCATCTGGACGAGGTGTTCGTCAGGATGAACGGGGAGCCGAAATACCCGTGACGGGCCGCCGACGTCGGCGGCAACGTCCTGGACCTCCTCGTGCACAGCCGCCGGACACGGCCGCGGCCGGGCGTTTCCTCCGAAAACTGCTCAAGAAGACTTGCTCGGTGCCGCGGGTGGTGGTCACCGATGAACTCCGTTCCTACGGCGCCGCCCACCGCGAGGTCATGCCCTGCGTCGAGCACCGGCAGTCGAAGTGTCTGAACAACCGGGCGGAGAACAGCCACCGGCCCACCCGTCGGCGCGAGCGCGCGATGAAGGGCTTGGCGCTCGGCCGGCGGGGCGCAGCGGTTCCCGTCCGCGTTCAGCGGTATCTCACCCCACTTCCGGCCCGCCGCCACCTGATGACCGCCACCGACTACCGCGCCGAGATGACCGTCCGCTTCGCCGTCCGGGACCAGATCACCGGCGCCGCTGACCTGCCCGCCGAGGCCTGAACGCCGGCCCGAAACCCGACCCACGCCACATTCCGACATGCCGTCAAAGACCCAGGCACCCAACAACGTGACAGCGCCAGCTACCGGCCCGAGGATTACCTCGGCACCCTCCACGCCCTCGACACCGCAGGCTTCTGACACGTCCAGGCCACCGGTGAGCGCCACGCCTCATTCGCCGACGCCGTTCGTGCCCTGCGCCGCCCGCCCACCTGGCCCCGTGAACGCGCCCGCGCCACGTGGTGGGCCCGCCGGCTGCTGGCCGACCCGGCCCTGCTCATCATTGACGTACAGACCACAGGGCTCACCAACCCCTTCGCCGCCCAGATCGCTGCGGCCGATGGCAGCGGGACTCTCATCCTGAACGAGCTCCTCGACCCGCAAGCTGAGTTCGAACCGGAAGCAAGCGCGCTGCACGGCCTCACCGAAGAAAGCACCCGTAACGCCTGCACCTTCAACGACCTGCTGCCCGTGCTTGCCGAGCTCTTCCACGGGCGACACCTCGTCGTCTACAGCACCTTCGACCACGCTGTCATCGCCGCGAGCTCCACCGCCACCTGAGCGACCCCGTCCGTGCCCGTCCGTGTCAGGGCATGGCTGAGCAGCAGTCGCTGGCACGACGCCATACCGCCCATCTCCACCTGGACCGGCCTGTGGTCCACCCGATACCACGCCTACCGCCACGTCAAGCTCGGCAGCCACTACGAGCCGCCGCCAACTGCCATCTCCTTCTGCGCCGCCTCCAGCAACTCGCCAACCACTGGACGGAGTCCTGACCCGATGCCCGACCCTGGCCTGCCGCCACCCCACCACGGCCGCCTGCAATGTCGGGCAACGCCGACCGTGTACCGCCGGACATCGAAGCCGCCCTCGCTGACGTGGCGAAGCAGCATGCGAAAGCCCGTCACCCTGGAGCGGAAGCTGCTCGCCGACCCCCGGCAGCGGTTCAAGGGACTTGCGCGGGAGCCCGGCCCGTTCGGCTGTGAGGTCCGGCTCGGTTCGACCGGCAGGTGCGGAGGGCGTCCGGTCCCGTAGGCGCGGGAAGCACGATGATTCGAGCTACTGAACTTGAACTCGTGATGTCGGGTTCATCGCGGGCTGACGTGCGTCAGATGTGGGCCCTGACTTGCCGCACTGGATGTCCGAGTGCGTCCCCGATGGCGGTCAGTTCCTCGTCGCTGAACCAGGCGCGCTCGGGGTTCCAGATGGCGATCTCGAATCGAGCAAAGCCACAGGGCCAGTCGTAGTCCAGTGCGTCCAGCGAGGTCGCGGTGCCGCAGCATGGGACCACCACGGCGAGGGTTGCGAAGCCGTCGTCGCAGTGGGCTTCGAGTAGGTCGCCCCACCACTCGGTGTCGATCGACGCGCCGCAGTGGGGACAACCGATCTTCTGCAGATTCTGACCACAGTCGACAACGGTGAGTGTGTCGTGCCAGGTGACGTCAATCTCGACGTCGACGCCGCCGGGGAGCCCGGGGGCCAGGTCCTCCACAATCGACGCAGTGCGGTCAGCCGCGGCCTGCTCAGGCTGCCACTGCGGGTCGGTCGGAATGACAGAGAGGACGTCGTCGCTCATGGGCTCACTCGATTCGTCGGGCGGGAACCTCATCCAGGCGACGCGATGCTACTGATCGCGCGTGCGGGTGGCAGGTTCCCAGCCGGTCACGCGTTGAGTGCCAGGCCGGTGCCGGTGAGACAGCCGTTGAGCAGCTGGGGCCGATACTGCAGCATCTTGAGCTTGCGTTTCACGGTCCGGGTGATCTGCCCCAGGGCGGCGGCGGCGAGGTTGCCGAGGTCGTGCTTGACCAAGGACCACACGCCTTCCTGCGGGTTCAGGTCCGGGGCGTAGGCAGGTAGCTGGAACACTGTGAGCCAGTCGGTGTTCGCCGCGAAGAACTCGCGCAGATCTGCGGTCAGGTGAATGCGGACGTTGTCCCAGACCAGCACGATCGGACCACCCAGCTGGATCCGGGCGCGGACCAGCAGGTCACGAAAGTCCCGCGAGCCGAAGCCCTTGGGCTGGTTCTTGCGTCCGCGGTATTCGCGAACTGCGTAGATCAGCCGCGACCGCTCACCCACCTTGTAGCAAGTCATGCCCACCATGGACACCCGGCCCGAACCTCGGCCCCTGACGCGCACCACCGGGGTCTGGCCGACTCGGCCCCAGGTCCTGGCACGCGGCGGCGTAAGCGACTGGCCGGCCTCGTCTTCGAAGACGATCCAGCCGTTGCACGCTGCCGCGGTGCTCTTACCCGCGGCCACACCTCTTTCTTCCACAGCTCCACCGCGTCATCGTCACGCTCGATCGCGCGGCGAGCGGGCTGCTGCCACGACCAGCCGTGACGCTTGAGCAGTCGCCACGTGCCCTCCACCGTGTACGAGATACGGAAGAGCCGACCGATCAGCTTCTTGACCCGAGCCAGGGTCCACCGCTGGTCAGCCCAGCCGTGCGCGAGCGGTCCACGCTCCAACTCCCCCGCCAACCTGGCGACCTGGGCAGCACTGAGCCTCGGACGACCAGGCGACCCCTTCGAGGCGACACCAGCCGCTCCACCCTCACGCCACTGCCGCCGCCACCGTTCCACCGATCTTTCAGACACCCGCAGAGCGGCGGCGATGTCCTTGTTCCTGTCCCCGGCTTCAAACCGAGCCACCGCATCCAGCCGCACTCGCTCCCGGGCTGCCCTCTCGGCGTCGGTCAAGCCGCCACCCTGCGCGTACCTCACAGGGACAGCAGTACAGCGCAGCGGGCTCAACTCTCAGCCGAACGACCCGACATCACCCAATCAAGTTCAGTAACCGGCGAACTGATGTCCCCATATGCAGCGATTTGATTGCATGACAACATGAATCGTCTCGGGATCAGCTCATGTCAATCACTGAGAGGAACATGCGATGCGCGCACAGCAGAGGATGGTTCGGTCGGCGGACGCCGCACGACGGCGGTTGACGACTGTCGCGGTGGCCCTCGCCGGAGCATGCGCTTTGGGCGTGGTGACGGCGGTGCCGGCGAGCGCGGAGGTCTCCACTCGATGCGGAACCTACATCTGCGTCAACACCGCTCATCAGGGAAAGGACTACGTCCAGGACATCACCGTCACGACGAGGGACGGGCTGGCCGGAACCCTGCGGGGCTTCGTGCGTGACTACGCGAAAAGCAGGGCGGGAGTGTCCCGGGCGCGGTTCGTCGTCAACCGCGAGTTCAGCGGGGAGCCACTGCTCGTCTGCGGTGGCCTGGACCGCGGTGGCAGGGTCATCGAGAACGTCTGCGTGAAGCTCTCCTGAGCTCCGCGCCCTTGCTCGGCGCCGGTGCCTCTTGGCCCGGGCCGCCACATCTCGACGAGTGGGGAAGGTCCTGGCCCATCCGTGTCAGACCCCGGGATGAGGCCCTCGGGGTCACACATGGAGACGATCGCGGCGATCTGGAACTGCGGGGCGCCGAAGTCCGGCAGCTCGAAAAGGGTCAGCGAACTCTGCTCGGACAGCCGCATCCCGGTGCGGACCATCA carries:
- a CDS encoding alpha/beta fold hydrolase gives rise to the protein MGAAVAGTALTSMPDARAAEAKPMPARKGARNVVLVHGAYADGSSWSKVIPLLQEAGMCVTSVQNPLTSLADDARTVSFALDRQDGPTVLVAHSYAGTVISEVGLADHVTGLVFVAARAPEAGEDYAALSARFPAAPVTPGIVSSGGFKWIDQDAFLRDFANGVPRKEALALYAAQGLLSTAAPTTTNAAWREKPCWYAVSRDDRTIDPDLQRFMARRMQATTVELDSGHLSLVTHPKQIARLILSAAAAA
- a CDS encoding transposase, with the protein product MAAGKSTAAACNGWIVFEDEAGQSLTPPRARTWGRVGQTPVVRVRGRGSGRVSMVGMTCYKVGERSRLIYAVREYRGRKNQPKGFGSRDFRDLLVRARIQLGGPIVLVWDNVRIHLTADLREFFAANTDWLTVFQLPAYAPDLNPQEGVWSLVKHDLGNLAAAALGQITRTVKRKLKMLQYRPQLLNGCLTGTGLALNA